In the genome of Brachypodium distachyon strain Bd21 chromosome 3, Brachypodium_distachyon_v3.0, whole genome shotgun sequence, the window TCCAAAATCACTACGGTGGTCACCCATTGCAGCGGttattctgtttttttttaaagttggTTTGTAAATTGCCATAAATCACCctccccccttttttttggaagttCTCCCCATATTTTAGGAAGTTGTGATATAGTGATCTAGTTTGAAAGTTCATCCTCAAGTTGTTGAAAGTCTAACCTCAAacgttgatattttttcttttcattttcctGAAAGCTCTAAGATGTCCAAAAGCCCATAAAAATAGTTGAAGGctacattctttttttttctttctcccactcagtttttttttggctctAACGATCCTATAATCAGCAAGGTCGAAGAAACATCAACAACAACCACTCTTAACAGGAGCAAAATGATATAGCTCAAAATCTTCTAAACAAAGAAACACAGTTTCTATCCCCTTAAATTTTTAGATTACTTTTCTCCATGGATCCAAATTGCGTGGAACTTGACAGATATGTAGAATTGGGAGTCCTGAACACACTGTCCAAATTTCTGGTCAATCCGACATCTTTTGACCCCTCAAATTGGTCATATCCCAAGGCTGCGCACATCTGAAATTCTAGCAAACAGGTCCGGCAAAACCATTCTCTGACCCTTTCTTTTCAGCTTTCAGGATAGGCTGTTCTGAAAAGCTGCTCTCCCCCGGCTTTCTCGAAAAgccatctaaaaaaacaatatttggAAGCTTAGCTCATAGGTTCAGACGAGCTGGACTTTTGGGCTGCATTGAGCGGCCAACTCACCTCCATGTGGAGGGACTTAGCCCGAGGAACTGCAAAATATGATCCACAGTGCGGTTCTCTCAATATTTAAGTTCTGATGTTGCCTTTCACCACCATTTTTTCTCTCTACAAATTTGCTTCCTTTTCCTTGTCAAACAGAAATATTTGGTCCATACTATCTATCAGTAAGACAATAACCGACGAACACACAGTAAATTCCTTCAAGTCATATACAAACTACTTTGTCGGTTCAACTTCGGCTTACCGTCTAAACTTATCTGAGACCACATTGTGTCTGTATATATGCAGCATGTCATTTATTACCAGACCGGATGCACAATACTTATATTCATGTATTCATTCTACATAAGCGTAGTAGCAAAAACCTCTTTTCAGAAGAACAAAAACGAAATGTGATTGTTCAATGGGTTCTTTCTCCAGCAGAACTTCGATAGCAAGCTCATGAGTCACCTTTGCATGCAGGTTTTTCTTTTAGTACAGGTTCATACGTAAAGCATAACAGAAAGATGAACTACATGGGGAAAACAAGCCACATTTTCGATAACCTCAACTGAAACAACTTACAAATTTGTATGCTCAACAGACGACAGATGGAGTACTATTGGTTACATCATGGCCACAACGAGCAGTGTCTTGCCAGATAACAGAACGATATCGCCAACTGAACTCAATGGACAGAAAAGTGAGGAACCAGCATTACTCAAAATTTTCTTCACATGTTCTATTACTAAGAGCAGCATTGCTAAGCCTTATAACTGAAGAAAGTTCGAGCACCTAAGTGTAGGGAAAATACACGCTTCGGGGCGAAAATATATACACACCAGGCTATAGACAGATCTCACCTTACGGAAGCCTACTGTACACTTTTGCACCCTTACACATTCTACTGTTCGAAGCTAGCTAGAAATACAATGGTGCAAGCACTTTCATCGGTGCTCCAGGAAAAACCCCTATTCAGAGATCAAGCTGAAATTATAGGCACCACCATTCTTCTTTAATCCTGGAATAGTTACGTAATTGGTAAATTGTGTAAAGAAGATAAAAATGAAACCAAAAGATGCAAGACTTACGTGAACTATCAAAAAAGGCTCAATGCACTATCAGCTAGAAGTGAGCTTCTGGAGCTCCCTAGCTCAAGCCCATCAGATGCAGAATTGTATGAAGACAGCAACTTCCTCTGTATAAGTTGAATCAAATACAAGTTAGTTTCTTTTTTAGATGAATACACGTTAGTCTGAATAGGTAATGGAACTGTACAGAATGCCAGAGTTGAGTAGCAGTGCAAAGCACATCCTACTTCCCAGTGTTACATTACTCAACAAGCCAAACATGCTTAAAATTCATTTGCCCCCCTGAGactatctcttttttttaacagccCCCTGAAGACTATCTAatgtaaaacaaaacaattttggaattgacctttttttattttgataagAACTGGGTATCAGTACATACCAAATTTCTGATAATTTTGAAAGTTTGCAAAAACATGATTACTTTACACACATGATGGCTGCCCAAATATTCCAGTCGTTCTGCACAGTGGCAGCAGTTGTACTGACAGTACCAGAAACCATGGGCAACTGGGCAAACCCTGCTAGAAGCACAGTGTGTGAAGAGACACCCAGGTTCAAGGAGACACGAGCATGCTGTTGAAATCCTTCGCAGTTTCTTTATATGAAAGAAATAACTTCTGCTACCGACCAAATAAAGGTGTTAAACATCTGAAACAGACTACGTGCTAATTAAACATGCATTTATGGGATTTTGTGAACTGATTACCTTGACACCACTGTAGAACATAATAACTGTTAACAAGACAAGAATACAGGCATAACATGTGAAAGCTCTGCATACTAGCGTTACCTTTCAGACTTAGTAAAAGGGTCTATATAAAAGGGGATATGGTAGATACAGGAAACAAGCATGGCAATATGCAACAAAACTCTCAACAAAAACTTGAACACGTTGTGTAACTTATAACAATGTTGGCAGCATGAAATAGTAGTGAACTATTTGGTGCAGGTATGATCTAAATTCTGAAGACATTTTAGATAGCTACTTACTTGATCTTCAAAATCAGGACTAGTCAAATTGATGGAGAGATTTCTCATCAACAGCAATGCCTAGAGAAAAATACACATGTGTCAGTTGATAAATGGAAGTGGATATTTCAAACCATTATTTAGCAAGAAAACTATGACTTTGTTATTGAAATCTATCGGTTTCATCATAAAACGAATGGTCCAATATGGTAACATTTAGCTGTTTTTTTATTATGCTTAAATCGGGAGAGCTAGGTGCTGGATAGGCCATAGTTACATAAGAAACTTTAGAGCAGAACATCATTTATTCTTGTGTTCTCTTAACTCTTGATTTCACTGAAGCAACATGGTAGCCTCATTTAAGTTATGCTAACAGTTAACTTTTGTGTGAGTACAAGAAGGAAACCGAGTGTATCAATAATTGGCATACCGTCTCAAAATCAATTGGATTCATCTCCTTAAGTTTCTGCAAATGACCATTTGTGCTTGGATCGAAAACGCTGCCTAAGAAGCTGTATACTTGTGCAAAATCCGGCTTAGCTGTATCACAATTTGAAAGAGAGGATTAAAGAAGTCAACAATGGCAGTTTGAACCATAAGCAAAGCATTTATTAAGTACACATGCCATGATAACAATACTAGTAAGAATTTGTGGGGGGAAATGAGCTATAAGGTGTCAGTACAAGGGAAAGGAGTGCACTGTTATGGTATACTACCACACACATGGAGCACCATCAACGAGCTTTTGGTATTCATCTATTCTAAAGAAGGAAGCAAATGTTTTTAAGATTGAAACATACAAAATAACAAATTTGCAAGAAGCACAGAGAGAACaatcaaaagaaaattctcaaaattAAAATCAGTGGATAGACTTTAATAAATTATTCTGCACCATAATGTAACTATCAGAAGTATTAAGAGGTAGTGAGGTACTGACTGTGGAGTGATGGAACTTGATTTATCTGATCATTGGTTTCACCAGGTTGCCATGCCCTTGGAGGACCTTCACTACTGCTTGAGCAAAAGATGTTTGGGCCCATAGATCCAGCACCTAAATCTTCTGTGTGAATGAAGGTAAGAATAAACTCATGAAAATTATATTTATAGAGAAAATTCAGATTGGAGTACAAACCTTTAACCAAAGATGAGGCAACAACTGGTGGGATGGAATTGTGGGTCCATGAAGAAACAGCCACATTCATTCCTGAGTTCCTAAGCATGGAAGATGCATCTGTCTTCAGGGTATATCCTGGTTCTGCAAGACAAGAGAAGATAATGAAGCAACCATATTTTACATAAAGAGGTACTGATAAAGTGATAATGTAAAATATCTATATAGATAAATTTGACGACTCACCATTTTTGGAGGCCTTCTGAGGGTATGGATGAGCAGCTTTACGCTTTGGTCGTGGAGGTGGGACATGCTCACTTGTTCCATTTTTCTGAACCTTCAAAAAATACTTCTGCGCATGGCTCCTTATCTGAAAAAAACGAGTAGGAATGCAAATATGAGAACAGTTTTATCAGAGAGCCCATTTCCATGAATATTCCAAGTTCATGTGAAACAAATGAGATATCGGCTGTTTACAAAGAAGCTGACATCTCCATTAGTAAGGTGCTCCATTATGCAGGGATTGTTATGCATCAAGTCACTTTATTCATTACACCATATGCTAAAATGTTCTATTAGTCCGCATTCTTTAACTGGTTGCAACCATATATATCCAAGTACCTGGATGACAGTCTTCGAACCAACAAAAGCTTCTATCTTTTTCCAGTCACGATCAAAGCTGAAAAGAACCCAGGTTCTAAACATTAATGTCACGTGTAAGATGCAATCTTATGATTGATTATCAAATACTTGGCAAGATATATgtgaattcttttttttttgcggataCATATATGTGAATTCGACCACAGTAAATTTTGCACTATTGGGGTAAAATTCATATTACTGACACAACAACACGCAACATATTGCACTTATAGTCTTACACATCTGAAAAGAACAAAGTACAGAAATGATCGATGGTGGTGTGAATATGAGATTCTGGGGAATCTAACAGTGGTAGGAACGTTTACTAATTACAGCACAAATTTACGGCtcaaaaattcagaaatagTCTGCACGCGACTCCAGCCACACGAAAGTTTGATCCATGGTTCATGGTTGATGTGTTGCGTAGTACAAGAATCTGAGAGGAATTAGTTAGCAGTACTCcaaaaaattactccctccgatactaaattgttgtcgaaatattacatgtatctagacgatttttaagaatagatacgtccatattttggcaaatttgagtcaagaatttagtatcagagggagtatctctTAAAACACAGCTCCCCGCGCTTTGCTTTGCTTACAGCTGGAGGGCCTCGAGGAACTTGTCGTGCTCCTGCTCCGTCCAGCTCTCCCGCGACTTGGTGATGGTGTAGGGCTTGCGCACCTTCTTGCTGGCGTCGTCGCCCGCCTCGGCCAgctgcggaggcggcgcgtTGGCAGATACCATGCTAGGGAACGACGGAACGGGAGGGAGCGAGATTgacccgcggcggcggtgctgctaGCTGCTTCGCCTGGCTTCCGCGTGGTGGTAGCGGGGGCGGTGGTCTCTCCCGGGGGTCGCTGGGAAGGGAAGTCCGTAGCGCGGCGGGCAGAGCAGGCGTGGTGGTGCGGTGGTGGCGCCGGGGGTGCTTGGGTGGGTGCTGGGTGGGAGTGTGTGGGTGGTGGCGCCGCGCAGAGCTCTGCCGGTTTTGGCCGTGCGTTTAGGCTTGTgggggagaagaaaggagagtGGGGGCTTCGTGGGCCACCCGGGGGTGCGTTCTTGTGGCTGCGCTGCGCGGGCAGCACCCACTTGCCTTCCTCCCGTCCCCCTCACACTCACGCGGTCATGTGGTGTGGCTGCTCGCGCCCGTCCGCTGCCGTTTAACCGGACGTGATTTTTGAGTAAAATCGCATCAAAGCCTCGCACCGCAAAAGCATGTGAAAAGCACATGTCTCAGGAAATTAGGATGAGTGCATCCTGCTTGTGTCATGTGAGTGTGCCTGAGGATAATAGATAGGGAACGGGGAGTGTGCGCGCCTAGTCATGCTTTTTTTTCCGTTTCCTCCGAATTATTCTGGATCAGTATATACTGGAGTAGTAGATTTGTGTTCGTTGGCAATGAGTAATCCAACTTGGTGATCGATCCTTATCCTTACTACAGTGAAATGAGCAAGGCAGCTTTGCACTGCGTAGCATTAGGTGCCTCTTCGGAGTCACctttcatttatttttagtAGCATTAGGTAAGAGTCGCCTTCGATATAGCCTCACTCTTATTGCATCAGTTCTATATGATCCGGAAGGTAAACATCCTAACATCGTTGTCAAGGATCCATGGCCCCCAATAGGAAGTGAAACATTTCGCTGTCATCACAAGGTTAACCGGCTTGCGGCAGATGATGAGTTTCCAACGGACTTAGAGGAAGGCTTGATCAGGCATTCAGGCCGCCCCACGTTCAGACTTGATGCCGCCGACGGTGAAGAAAGGCTCGAAGGACCGAACAGTTCAAGATCGTACGACTTGGCAACATTGGTAGCTTATACTGTAGCTATTTTACTGTAGCTCTCCGTCCATTCACGGATGTTGGAGCAtcgtctccggcgaggacaTCGATCGGGAGAACACCTTTTTGTTTTAGTTATGTAAAATTCTGGAATGCCCTTTCCTAATACTACACTTAGATATGTGGAATATCCTGAAATCAACACCCAACCTTACTATTCCTGGTCAACATTGCTCATAAGAAGGGTTGCAATTCCCAATTggtctactccctccgttcaacaaaagatatgtCAAGTTCGTCTAACATAACTTAgctagtgtatagatgcattcaaatttagtcaaagttacttgaaaaaaattagtcaaagttgagacctCCTTTattagacggaggaagtactaaatTTATCGAGTTGTTCTAAAGAATCAAAACGTCGGTTATTGGTGACCCGTCCATGGTCAAGCTTAGTAACGTTGGTTGGCGCTAACTCATTTTGCCATGATAGCTATGTGAGGCCCCATTGCTTAAAAACTAGGTGGCTGTTTGAGTCTTAAGTGTTGAAAAATGAAATCTCACATTCAACATGTTAGCGAGGTGCATGATTAACCGCAATTAACAACTACGCCATTAACCGGAAGAACAACTACGCCCTGCTCCATAATATGTCTGACGAACTGCAGCACGAGATGCCAGATGCCTCAGATACTGGTCCACGGCAAAAATTGATCGGAACTTCGGAAGACAGCTAAATAAGAACAGTCTGTCTAGGAATTTGGGGATGGAAAGCGACCATTGCCAACTTAGTTCCTGGACACTGTCAGCACCAAACAAATCAACACAAGTGGACAATTGTTAACAAAAATGACCATTTTAGCCGATAGAGTCATTGCTAATTTCGGACATGGCACAGAAGTCACGCTAAGGTGCAGCCGGTTACAGTTGGTCCGCAAGGTGCTCGTTGAAATGTCTCAACTAACATTCTTTGGAAAATCTGAACCAAGAGTTAAGCAGGCTACACTACGCTGACAGCTGGATTCCCTATGAGCCACAAGATAGGGTCGTGTTAGAAAGTTAACAGTCAAATCTTCTTAAATATAGACATGATGATATCAACATCTACGGTCCAAAGTATTTtctccccgcaaaaaaaataccatagTATTTTCAGATCCTTATATCGTCAAATATGCTATCATAATGTATATTTTTAGTTTTATTTGAGGAAacacatttaaaaaaataatgataATCTCACATTGGTGACTTTGTCGATGTCTAGAACGATCCACGTTGTGACTCGGACtttgttttcttgaaaaaCCCTCAGATGTAAAAATTCAGAAGATGGAAGTGGGCAAGAGGGCTGCTAACTTCGATTTTGGATCTGGGAGCATGTCCTTCCCGGATCACATCATGGTTTCCCGTGTTGCTAACTTTCTGCTAAAGTGGTCATTTTGTATCTTACCTGCATGAGTTCGTCGAGCTCTGGGGGAAGGTGGCCGCCATCTCCCTCCGACCTGGCAGGGATGAATTCAGATGGATCCACACACCTTCGGCGACCTATTCGGCCGCCTCGGCGTATCAGCTGCAGTTCACTGGCGCCGTTGCCACTGATCTACAGAAGACTGTGTGGTCGATTAAAGCCCTTGTTAAGTGCAAACTTTTCCTCTGGCTCCTTGAGAAGCGGTGGCTGCTCACGGCCGATGTCCTGCTCTGCTGCGGCTGGCCAAACTCTTACTTCTGCCAGCTTTGTCGCCGGAACCTGGAGACGATGAGCCACCTCTGTTTCGACTGCCCTTGGGCGCGGGAGGTCTGGGAGGATATTGACGTCAAGGTGACCGCCCCCTCCTTCAGGCCGAGCTCCTGGCCTCCTTCATCTTCGCCGTTCGACTGGTTTCAAAACCTGTCGCGCGCGTCGCCGCATAGCGGCTGGCTGGGGACGATGGCCCTCATCACCCTCTGGGAGATTTAGCTCGAGCGCAACCGGCGCatcttccttgagaaagatCTCCCGGCTGGACAACTTGCTCGCCGTGCGTTGGACTCGATCGCCCTTTGGTCCTTCGCCACCAGACGTCAACCCATGCCGCTAGAATAGGACTGTTTCCtgctcctttttcttcttctttgtttccttttctgcTCCTCTCGAGCTACCTtgtactctcttttttctcctaCTATTAATGAAGCAGCAGCTCCACCTGCTGGCCCTTCAATTTTGTATCTTACAGTTAGATAGGAATACAGCTGGAGAAaaaggcaagaaaaaaaaatccctgtACACTTCGGTCTGTTCAATTCAGTGAACTACATTTGGCTGAATTCCCAGTCATTGCATACACCAACGTCTATTGTCATCGTCTTGTTTCCGTTCTCTCCTGTCCTGGGAGAGGACAGCACCCTGCAACAATTCCGCATCGGAGACTGCAAGTGCACATACATTACCATTAGTATTACTAGCAGTAATTACCGGACTAGAGCAAGCTAGGTTCATCACAGTAATAAGGTCAAGAACTAGTTCATACTCATCCTCTTTTACTACGAGTATAAAATTTCGGTACGTGGTAGCAGAAGGAAATGCACGGTAAAAAGATCAAGAGAGCTAAGCTGAGTAAGGATTTTACGTACCCGGTCCCATAACCCGGGGTCAGGCTTCTTAAGCACGATGACGGTATCGAGCAGCGCGTCCGGGTCGGGGATCTTCCACCGGCACGGCGGGCGGATGTCGTTGCGGTGCCGCCACCGGCGGTACTTCGTGACGGTGGTCTCCCCGGTGCGCACCACCGTGCGGCGCGCCGAGGCCAGGTAGTAGAGCGCGGGCCTCTCGCAGTGGTTCCTCGCCAGCGGCCTGGTGTTGAAAGCGTGCGCCTTGTAGTCGGCGCGCTTGTACCAGTTGAGGAACGTCCGCGCGGgcatctccatctccctcgCCGGCGTGGCGCCCCTGGACACCATGGCCACGAACCCCCACGCCACGGACACCGTCCACCGGTTGGCCACGTCGTAGCAAATCGACTGCTGCATCACCCCGGCCGAGTCCAGCGCCACGGGGCCATCGAACAGCCTCCGCAGCGCCGCGGCCCTGGAGCGCGCGTTGGGGAACAGCGGGCGGACCACGTCGAGGTGGTGCAGCGACACGAGCGGCGCCACCGGGTGCGCCGCCAGGAGGCCCAGGAGGTCCCCGTAGACGTCGTACTGGTGGAACCCCGGGTGCCTGGTGAGCGGCACGCCCAGCTCCGCCATGCACGCCTGGACCCGGTCGTCGCTGCCGTACAGCGACGGGTACCGGCGGATGCACGCGTCCTGCATCCGCTCCAgcctcgccgccagcggccTGCTGAtggcgaagccgccgccgccgaaggcCATCCCGTACGAGAAGAAGATGTTCTGCAGGTGGCTCTCGGAGGGGCAGCCGACGTAGTAGGGCTGCCGGTGGTCGAGCCTGGCCAGGACGCCCAGGAGGTTTTCCGGGAGGAAGACCGTGTCGTCGTCGCCCATGACGTACCAGCGCGCCCCCGGGAGCCCGAGGCGTAAGGTCTCGGAGACGATGCGGGAGATGCGGATGGCGGACCGGTGGCCGCGCCGGTGCGTGTAGGGGAAGCGGGAGGTGTCCGAGGAGATCTTGATGCCCGGAAGCCCCTCGGGGACGCTCGAGCCGCGCACGGCGCGGTCCAGCCACACGAACCCGCGCATGCCCGCGTTAGGCCGCCACCAGATCTTGATGTATTCCTTCCGCTTCTCCCACAggcgcgccgacgccgcgatGCCGAACACCACGTGGTgcagcgtcgtcgtcgccgccgctgtgaCCGTGACCGtggcgggtggcggcggcggcgtca includes:
- the LOC100821927 gene encoding protein REVEILLE 6 isoform X2; amino-acid sequence: MVSANAPPPQLAEAGDDASKKVRKPYTITKSRESWTEQEHDKFLEALQLFDRDWKKIEAFVGSKTVIQIRSHAQKYFLKVQKNGTSEHVPPPRPKRKAAHPYPQKASKNEPGYTLKTDASSMLRNSGMNVAVSSWTHNSIPPVVASSLVKDLGAGSMGPNIFCSSSSEGPPRAWQPGETNDQINQVPSLHTKPDFAQVYSFLGSVFDPSTNGHLQKLKEMNPIDFETALLLMRNLSINLTSPDFEDQRKLLSSYNSASDGLELGSSRSSLLADSALSLF
- the LOC100821927 gene encoding protein REVEILLE 6 isoform X1, translated to MVSANAPPPQLAEAGDDASKKVRKPYTITKSRESWTEQEHDKFLEALQLFDRDWKKIEAFVGSKTVIQIRSHAQKYFLKVQKNGTSEHVPPPRPKRKAAHPYPQKASKNEPGYTLKTDASSMLRNSGMNVAVSSWTHNSIPPVVASSLVKEDLGAGSMGPNIFCSSSSEGPPRAWQPGETNDQINQVPSLHTKPDFAQVYSFLGSVFDPSTNGHLQKLKEMNPIDFETALLLMRNLSINLTSPDFEDQRKLLSSYNSASDGLELGSSRSSLLADSALSLF
- the LOC100825526 gene encoding uncharacterized protein LOC100825526, translating into MRHPIHARPLAGTQSTATRTETENGRNERRRGGPEPLVPPTRARARRLRKPGELAPWALAPTPPRLLLSRQNLLRLFRTFLPNESDPFGPPPVRRESRRRRRRPRGSVRGGEDIILRRPETARTMKVAAGASPGGGKETPAASCLRFVLILLLPLTVLYILYTLHAILSFTPSCPPQHGRITTTTSVSHIIADNRTLSTPPPPATVTVLTARTPLPPPATVTVLTARTSLPPPAMVTVLTARTVLPPPAMATVLTPPPPAPVTVSKPMTPPPPPATVTVTAAATTTLHHVVFGIAASARLWEKRKEYIKIWWRPNAGMRGFVWLDRAVRGSSVPEGLPGIKISSDTSRFPYTHRRGHRSAIRISRIVSETLRLGLPGARWYVMGDDDTVFLPENLLGVLARLDHRQPYYVGCPSESHLQNIFFSYGMAFGGGGFAISRPLAARLERMQDACIRRYPSLYGSDDRVQACMAELGVPLTRHPGFHQYDVYGDLLGLLAAHPVAPLVSLHHLDVVRPLFPNARSRAAALRRLFDGPVALDSAGVMQQSICYDVANRWTVSVAWGFVAMVSRGATPAREMEMPARTFLNWYKRADYKAHAFNTRPLARNHCERPALYYLASARRTVVRTGETTVTKYRRWRHRNDIRPPCRWKIPDPDALLDTVIVLKKPDPGLWDRSPMRNCCRVLSSPRTGENGNKTMTIDVGVCNDWEFSQM